One window from the genome of Planctomycetota bacterium encodes:
- the uvrB gene encoding excinuclease ABC subunit UvrB, producing the protein MPNFQVVSEFQPAGDQPAAIEKITNALRGGEKFQTLMGATGTGKTFTMAHVIQNLGKPTLLISHNKTLAAQLYEEMKQLFPNNAVGYFVSYYDYYQPEAYIPQRDIYIEKDSSRNDDLDRLRLSATSNLSTRQDVVIVASVSCIFGIGSPDTYRKAVLSIRTDVESDRDEMLRKLLDLQYARSDIDFKRGTFRVRGDVVELWPSYEEFAYRIEFFGDEVTEINAVNPLTGELIKEEEQIFIYPAVHYVMPEDQMTRAVADIKEELDARVMTLRSEGKLLEAQRLLARTKYDLEMMVEVGYCSGVENYSLHLDGRKPGDRPACLIDYFPDDWLLMIDESHVTLPQIHAMYNGDRMRKETLVEHGFRLPSALDNRPLKFPEFESLLNQALFVSATPGKAELEYTGGEVVEQVIRPTGLLDPVIEIHPATGQVPHLLEQVKQRIADGGRVLVTCLTKRLAEDLSAYLQENELNTRYLHSEIDTIERVEILNDLRKGDFDVLVGINLLREGLDLPEVTLVAILDADKTGFLRSETSLIQTIGRAARNAGSKVILYADETTPAMKDAIEETERRREKQIAYNEAHGITPKTIKKEIRRGIESEIKARRTVRDAVKQDSENYDKTELIALLEKEMLEAAQNLEFERAAQLRDKVNELKGMPDIETKDGLEASKPSDHAPGIWEPKSKKKRGGRGRAK; encoded by the coding sequence ATGCCGAACTTCCAGGTCGTCAGCGAGTTCCAGCCGGCCGGCGATCAGCCCGCCGCGATCGAGAAAATCACCAACGCCTTGCGTGGCGGCGAGAAGTTCCAGACGCTCATGGGCGCCACGGGGACTGGCAAGACGTTCACGATGGCTCACGTCATCCAGAACCTCGGCAAGCCGACGCTGCTCATCTCCCACAACAAGACCCTCGCCGCCCAGCTTTACGAGGAGATGAAGCAGCTCTTTCCCAACAACGCGGTGGGGTACTTCGTCAGCTACTACGACTACTACCAGCCCGAGGCGTACATCCCCCAGCGGGACATCTACATCGAGAAGGATTCGAGCCGAAACGACGACTTGGACCGCCTGCGTCTTTCGGCCACGTCCAACCTGTCCACGCGGCAGGACGTCGTCATCGTCGCGTCGGTCTCCTGCATCTTCGGCATCGGCTCGCCCGACACCTACCGCAAGGCCGTCCTCTCCATCCGTACCGATGTCGAATCGGACCGTGACGAGATGCTCCGCAAGCTGCTCGACTTGCAATACGCCCGCAGCGATATCGACTTCAAGCGCGGCACCTTCCGCGTCCGCGGCGATGTCGTCGAGCTATGGCCCAGCTATGAGGAGTTCGCGTACCGCATCGAGTTCTTCGGCGACGAGGTCACCGAGATCAACGCGGTGAACCCGCTCACCGGCGAACTGATCAAGGAAGAGGAGCAGATTTTCATCTACCCGGCCGTCCACTACGTCATGCCCGAGGACCAGATGACCCGGGCCGTCGCCGACATCAAGGAAGAGCTCGACGCTCGCGTCATGACCCTCCGCTCCGAGGGCAAGCTGCTCGAAGCGCAGCGGTTGCTTGCGCGGACGAAGTACGACCTGGAGATGATGGTCGAGGTCGGCTACTGCAGCGGTGTCGAGAACTACTCGCTGCACCTCGACGGCCGAAAGCCCGGCGATCGGCCGGCGTGCCTGATCGACTACTTCCCCGACGACTGGCTGCTCATGATCGACGAGTCGCACGTCACGCTGCCGCAGATCCACGCCATGTACAACGGCGATCGGATGCGCAAGGAAACGCTCGTCGAACACGGCTTCCGCTTGCCCAGCGCGCTCGACAACCGGCCGCTCAAGTTCCCCGAGTTCGAGTCACTGCTCAACCAGGCCCTGTTCGTCTCCGCCACCCCCGGCAAGGCCGAGCTCGAATACACCGGCGGCGAGGTCGTTGAGCAGGTCATCCGCCCGACCGGCCTGCTCGACCCGGTCATCGAAATCCACCCCGCCACCGGCCAGGTCCCGCACCTGCTCGAGCAGGTCAAACAACGCATCGCCGACGGTGGTCGGGTGCTCGTGACCTGTCTGACCAAACGCCTTGCCGAAGACCTCTCGGCATACCTGCAGGAAAACGAACTCAACACCCGTTACCTCCACAGCGAGATCGACACCATCGAACGCGTCGAGATTCTCAACGACCTGCGAAAGGGCGACTTCGACGTGCTCGTCGGGATCAACTTGCTACGCGAAGGGTTGGACCTGCCCGAGGTGACGCTGGTCGCGATTCTCGACGCGGACAAGACCGGCTTCCTCCGCAGCGAGACGTCCCTGATCCAAACCATCGGCCGAGCCGCCCGCAACGCCGGGTCGAAGGTCATCCTCTACGCCGACGAAACCACGCCGGCGATGAAGGACGCCATCGAGGAAACCGAACGCCGCCGGGAAAAGCAGATCGCCTACAACGAAGCCCACGGCATCACGCCCAAGACGATCAAAAAGGAAATCCGCCGCGGCATCGAAAGCGAGATCAAAGCCCGCCGCACCGTCCGCGACGCCGTCAAACAGGACAGCGAGAACTACGACAAGACCGAGCTGATCGCGTTGCTGGAAAAAGAGATGCTCGAAGCCGCCCAGAACCTGGAGTTCGAACGCGCCGCCCAGTTGCGCGACAAGGTCAACGAACTCAAAGGCATGCCCGACATCGAAACCAAAGACGGCCTCGAAGCCAGCAAACCCAGCGACCACGCCCCCGGCATCTGGGAACCGAAGTCCAAAAAGAAACGTGGCGGAAGAGGCAGGGCGAAGTAG
- a CDS encoding PQQ-binding-like beta-propeller repeat protein: MKSLLAAGVVVAGISLGGCVAPSSDDDLSADVVEVLPAGSFVAEWSAPLRLDGAQPVHLELLGDHVLLTDSVNRAYSLTAGGGTLTFARPIVDEGETLQPPVLIERTGSATTAPADDLIAFPSAANIYLITTGGQSLSAATLNFAVTGPAAEANGMLYAGVAASGVAGQVGAIDPLRPYSNIDWRRVVFGQVLASPVVFDGVVFVPTSVVQGSDRGRVYAISVDKQTAVWNTALNESYFETFAGNTVDLVADDFGLYVASDDTQLYVLDRNSGSLRWRFYAGSPLEHPPAVTDDMVYQPVNGLGLAALDKASGQIVREPVWSASAAKLFISEDDKHVYALGNDGRLLGLDKNTGAVKFASDRNDFVDAVVNTDDATIYAVTRDGEVVRARANLRPGGTGQKL; this comes from the coding sequence TTGAAATCCCTGCTCGCTGCGGGGGTTGTCGTCGCCGGGATCAGCCTCGGCGGATGCGTGGCCCCTTCGTCCGACGACGACCTGTCGGCCGACGTGGTCGAGGTCTTGCCGGCCGGATCGTTCGTTGCGGAGTGGTCCGCGCCGCTGCGGCTCGATGGTGCCCAACCGGTCCATCTCGAGTTGCTCGGCGATCATGTCCTGCTTACCGACTCGGTCAACCGGGCTTACTCGCTCACGGCTGGCGGCGGGACGCTCACCTTTGCCCGGCCGATCGTGGACGAGGGCGAAACCCTGCAGCCGCCGGTGTTGATTGAGCGGACCGGCAGTGCCACCACGGCGCCCGCTGACGATCTCATCGCATTCCCGTCGGCGGCCAACATCTATCTGATCACGACCGGTGGTCAGTCGCTCTCGGCGGCGACATTGAACTTCGCCGTGACGGGGCCCGCTGCCGAAGCCAACGGCATGCTCTACGCCGGCGTGGCCGCCAGCGGGGTCGCCGGACAGGTCGGCGCGATCGACCCGCTGCGTCCGTACAGCAACATCGACTGGCGACGCGTCGTGTTCGGACAAGTGCTCGCCAGCCCGGTCGTGTTCGATGGCGTGGTGTTCGTGCCGACCAGCGTGGTACAGGGCAGCGACCGAGGCCGTGTCTACGCCATCTCGGTCGACAAGCAGACGGCGGTCTGGAACACCGCGCTCAACGAGAGCTACTTCGAGACCTTCGCCGGTAACACCGTCGACTTGGTCGCCGATGATTTCGGGCTCTACGTCGCCAGCGACGACACGCAGTTGTACGTTCTCGACCGAAACTCCGGCTCGTTGCGTTGGCGGTTCTACGCCGGCTCGCCGCTGGAACATCCGCCGGCCGTCACGGACGACATGGTGTACCAGCCGGTCAACGGTCTCGGGCTTGCCGCGCTTGACAAGGCGTCCGGTCAGATCGTGCGTGAGCCGGTCTGGTCCGCTTCGGCGGCGAAGCTGTTCATCTCCGAGGACGACAAACACGTCTACGCCCTTGGCAACGATGGCCGTTTGCTCGGGCTCGACAAGAACACTGGGGCGGTCAAGTTTGCCAGTGACCGCAATGACTTTGTCGATGCGGTAGTGAACACTGACGACGCGACGATTTATGCCGTTACCCGCGATGGCGAGGTGGTTCGGGCCCGAGCCAACCTCAGACCCGGCGGCACCGGACAGAAGTTGTAA
- a CDS encoding helix-hairpin-helix domain-containing protein has product MLSSRHQKYLAVVGLILCAVFAVLLVRDGVHVPGELPPAGVRAGELGPPIDPNTATAGELAALPGIGPSKAAALVEYRGDRKPFRTSADLLAVPGWGPALVEQTEPYMEFGIQ; this is encoded by the coding sequence TTGCTCTCGTCGCGCCATCAGAAGTACCTCGCCGTCGTTGGGCTGATTCTCTGCGCGGTTTTCGCCGTGCTGTTGGTGCGCGATGGGGTGCATGTACCAGGTGAGCTGCCGCCGGCGGGTGTGCGGGCTGGCGAGCTTGGGCCGCCGATCGATCCGAACACGGCGACGGCCGGTGAGCTAGCGGCATTGCCCGGCATCGGCCCGAGCAAAGCGGCGGCACTCGTCGAGTATCGCGGCGACCGAAAACCGTTTCGCACCTCGGCCGACCTGCTCGCCGTTCCGGGGTGGGGCCCGGCGTTGGTGGAACAAACCGAGCCGTACATGGAGTTTGGCATACAATAA
- a CDS encoding AEC family transporter has translation MGEKLPTLLTLLPAVVTVYGTMAGGFLLRRYGFFSSSVDVPMMRLVINVLFPAFIISKLLGNMPDAAAVAPAIGFGSLVVGFAVAYLASPWLGLTQPRSRRAFALVVGVFNFGFLPIPLATALGSAGLVHPDTVPAIFVHNIGVEIAFWSIGVMLASGHFQRDSWKKLLNAPLITVALVLIMNLTGAADGLAETAPRINDWILSTGTFIGGAAIPVVLFLIGGSVAEAWDEADFRRGLPTIVGASAIRLGVLPVMMVGAAYLLTDVTEGQRDAVRDAIVIQASMPCALFPIVLCRLYGADTATAVRAVLGTVLLSIVTTPLWLVFML, from the coding sequence ATGGGCGAGAAGCTGCCGACACTGCTTACGCTGTTGCCGGCGGTGGTCACCGTGTACGGCACGATGGCCGGCGGCTTTCTGCTGCGACGCTACGGGTTCTTCTCGTCGAGCGTCGACGTGCCGATGATGCGGCTGGTGATCAACGTCCTGTTCCCGGCGTTCATCATCTCCAAACTACTCGGCAACATGCCCGACGCGGCTGCGGTCGCGCCGGCCATCGGGTTCGGCTCGCTCGTGGTGGGTTTTGCCGTGGCATACCTCGCATCACCTTGGCTCGGGCTGACGCAGCCGCGATCACGCCGGGCGTTCGCGCTGGTGGTCGGCGTGTTCAACTTCGGCTTCCTGCCCATCCCGCTCGCCACCGCGCTCGGGTCGGCCGGGCTCGTGCATCCGGACACGGTGCCGGCCATCTTCGTTCACAACATCGGCGTCGAGATCGCGTTCTGGTCCATCGGCGTGATGCTCGCCAGCGGGCACTTCCAGCGGGATTCGTGGAAGAAGCTGCTCAACGCACCGCTCATCACGGTCGCGCTCGTGCTGATCATGAACCTCACCGGCGCAGCCGATGGTTTGGCCGAAACCGCGCCACGCATCAACGACTGGATTCTGAGCACCGGCACGTTCATCGGCGGGGCGGCGATTCCGGTCGTTCTGTTCCTCATCGGCGGCTCGGTGGCGGAGGCCTGGGACGAGGCGGACTTCCGGCGTGGCTTGCCGACGATCGTCGGGGCTTCGGCGATTCGGCTTGGCGTGTTGCCGGTGATGATGGTGGGGGCTGCGTATCTCCTGACGGATGTCACCGAGGGTCAGCGTGACGCCGTGCGTGATGCGATCGTGATCCAGGCGTCGATGCCCTGTGCGTTGTTTCCGATCGTGCTTTGTCGGCTGTACGGGGCTGACACGGCAACGGCGGTGCGTGCGGTTTTGGGGACGGTGCTCCTTTCGATCGTGACGACACCGCTTTGGCTCGTGTTCATGTTGTGA
- a CDS encoding NADH-quinone oxidoreductase subunit A gives MLNPTEMPTGAGNWLPIALLLVVAIGFAVSNIAASLIVGPSREGDGKSTTYESGMLPVGNTRQRFNVRFYLVAILFVAFDVEVVVMYPWATAFAQALQADNAGVAAASGLGLTMLIGIAIFTLLLLVGYAYDIGKGVFEFE, from the coding sequence ATGCTCAACCCCACCGAAATGCCCACCGGTGCCGGCAACTGGTTGCCGATCGCGTTGCTGCTCGTCGTCGCGATCGGCTTCGCGGTATCCAACATCGCAGCCTCGCTCATCGTCGGCCCCAGCCGCGAGGGTGACGGTAAGTCCACCACCTACGAGTCCGGCATGCTCCCGGTTGGCAACACCCGGCAACGGTTCAACGTTCGCTTCTACCTCGTCGCGATCTTGTTCGTCGCGTTCGACGTCGAAGTCGTGGTCATGTACCCATGGGCGACGGCGTTTGCCCAGGCATTGCAGGCCGACAACGCCGGCGTCGCCGCCGCGAGCGGTCTGGGCTTGACCATGCTCATCGGCATCGCGATCTTCACCCTGCTACTACTCGTCGGCTACGCCTACGACATCGGCAAGGGCGTGTTCGAGTTCGAGTAA
- a CDS encoding DUF5996 family protein, with the protein MAGHWSPSFSPSISAALRRLAIRRTWPILASAGGLTGLGILSIAAVDPAAAGKQVQFLVLAVAALGVFQLIHYRSLLQLAWPIYVLGLLLVAYTVLDKKVDLPWVNPVKGARNWIQVPIIGSLQPAEILKVGFIMVLAGYLRFRDDQRTLKGLLVPGLIGLFPVALILQQPDLGTALVFIPTLGAMLYVAGAKVQHFLLVAAVMGAVLPAAWFSGMDLPVFRNMPAFVKDYQRDRVLAMFKSDEETLMNTGFQQQWALAAIGTGGVLGKGVHDVPAGRKVPEAHNDMIFALVGEQFGLWGAGLVIGCYFVLVTTGFLVAIDSQEPFGRLVAVGIVTQLAAQAVLNMMVALKIMPVTGITLPFVSAGGTSLIASYMAAGILLNVGQYRPRSLARESCEFCPKAHAVSRGRSVAVDYSHAMSLPALPYTDWKDTKQTLHLYTQIVGKVRMALCHPQNHWWHVPLYVTPRGLTTGPMPYEGRTITTMFDFRDDELVTECNMNGSRVIDLGMRGDVAELYKFYMESLSELGVDVDIVAKPYEAPWAPDHFTECSDFASNDGLHISRWHRILCWVEQEFWKFRSADGIGFLGKVTPPHLFWHSFDLALTLFSGRPSGKKPSDFRNPQDAEAYSHEVISYGWWPGDDDVPDPHFYAYLAPMPDGFADTKLPLGEIGDNGTALLPYETVRTADDPSATLQKFLADFYDAATKAANWPALKRTGPFPPDPK; encoded by the coding sequence ATGGCAGGCCACTGGTCCCCATCCTTCTCGCCTTCGATCTCCGCCGCCCTGCGTCGGCTGGCGATCCGGCGCACGTGGCCGATCCTTGCGTCGGCCGGCGGGCTCACGGGCCTGGGCATCCTCTCGATCGCCGCGGTCGATCCCGCCGCCGCCGGTAAGCAGGTCCAATTCCTCGTCCTCGCCGTCGCGGCACTCGGCGTTTTCCAACTCATCCACTACCGCTCACTGCTGCAATTGGCCTGGCCGATCTACGTTCTCGGGCTGCTGTTGGTCGCTTACACGGTGCTCGACAAGAAGGTGGACCTGCCCTGGGTCAACCCGGTCAAGGGTGCACGGAACTGGATTCAGGTTCCGATCATCGGCTCGCTCCAGCCGGCCGAGATCCTCAAGGTCGGCTTCATTATGGTGCTCGCGGGCTACCTGCGGTTTCGTGATGATCAGCGGACGCTCAAGGGGTTGCTCGTGCCGGGGTTGATCGGCCTGTTCCCGGTCGCGCTGATCCTGCAACAGCCGGACCTCGGGACGGCGTTGGTGTTCATCCCGACACTCGGCGCGATGCTGTACGTCGCCGGGGCAAAGGTGCAGCATTTCCTGCTGGTCGCGGCGGTGATGGGGGCGGTCCTGCCGGCGGCGTGGTTCAGCGGGATGGACCTGCCGGTTTTCCGCAACATGCCAGCCTTTGTGAAGGACTACCAACGTGACCGCGTGCTGGCGATGTTCAAGAGCGACGAGGAAACGCTCATGAACACCGGCTTTCAGCAGCAGTGGGCGCTGGCCGCCATCGGCACCGGCGGCGTCTTGGGCAAGGGCGTTCACGACGTGCCGGCCGGGCGGAAGGTGCCCGAAGCGCACAACGACATGATCTTCGCGCTCGTCGGCGAACAGTTCGGCCTGTGGGGCGCCGGGTTGGTGATCGGGTGCTATTTCGTGTTGGTCACGACGGGCTTTCTCGTCGCGATCGACAGCCAAGAGCCGTTCGGTCGCCTAGTCGCCGTCGGCATCGTCACGCAACTCGCGGCCCAGGCGGTGCTCAACATGATGGTCGCGCTCAAGATCATGCCGGTGACCGGGATCACGCTTCCGTTCGTCAGCGCCGGCGGCACGAGCCTGATCGCCAGCTACATGGCCGCGGGGATTTTGCTGAACGTCGGGCAGTACCGGCCGCGAAGTCTGGCGCGGGAGTCGTGTGAGTTCTGTCCCAAAGCCCACGCCGTCAGCCGTGGGCGTTCGGTCGCGGTCGATTACAGTCACGCCATGTCCTTACCTGCCCTCCCGTACACCGACTGGAAAGACACGAAACAAACGCTGCACCTTTACACGCAAATCGTCGGCAAGGTGCGGATGGCTTTGTGTCATCCGCAGAATCACTGGTGGCATGTGCCGTTGTATGTGACGCCGCGTGGACTGACGACGGGGCCGATGCCGTACGAGGGGCGGACGATCACAACGATGTTCGACTTCCGCGACGACGAACTCGTCACCGAGTGCAACATGAACGGTTCGCGAGTGATCGACTTGGGAATGCGAGGCGATGTCGCCGAACTGTACAAGTTCTACATGGAGTCGCTCTCCGAACTGGGCGTCGACGTGGACATCGTCGCCAAGCCGTACGAAGCGCCATGGGCCCCTGACCACTTCACCGAGTGCAGCGACTTCGCCAGCAACGATGGGCTCCACATCTCCCGCTGGCATCGCATCCTCTGCTGGGTCGAGCAGGAGTTCTGGAAGTTTCGCAGTGCCGACGGCATCGGTTTCCTCGGCAAAGTAACGCCGCCGCACTTGTTCTGGCACTCGTTCGACCTCGCCCTCACCCTCTTCTCTGGCCGGCCCAGCGGGAAGAAGCCGAGCGACTTCCGCAATCCGCAGGACGCCGAGGCGTACAGCCATGAGGTGATCTCCTACGGCTGGTGGCCCGGCGACGATGACGTGCCCGACCCGCACTTCTACGCCTACCTCGCCCCCATGCCCGACGGCTTCGCCGACACGAAACTCCCGCTCGGGGAGATCGGTGACAACGGCACCGCCCTGCTCCCCTACGAAACCGTCCGCACCGCCGACGACCCGTCCGCGACGCTGCAAAAGTTCCTCGCCGATTTCTACGACGCCGCCACGAAAGCCGCCAACTGGCCGGCGTTGAAACGCACCGGCCCGTTCCCGCCGGATCCGAAATGA
- the sppA gene encoding signal peptide peptidase SppA produces the protein MKSSLAVAAVAALSFATLTFAEGTKADAGDFPTPAELVAKMKAQKEETASKLQVAYFDFTGPIAEAPSGPSLFGGGATTMRDLTDRLRAARYDDEVGAVLMTFKPGAGFGFSQAEEIVAQINGLKEAGKRVFVYADSYDPSTYLVASAATDVCLMEGGEVFLPGISAELMFYRGMFDKFGIKPSYVQVGEYKGADESYMNTEPSPEMTEEMNKLVDAIYDRMVTKIAGNRSLSKEDVRKTIDNVVLLASNAKEKGYVDHLVDADGIRDIIAETMEREGRDDINLIGNYAQEAKEEVDFSNIFAVLAQMNKQEPETDAEKVALVYATGTIVDGESSNGGGLPIPFIGGGGQTVGSETIRRAMREIERDDLIKSVVIRIDSPGGSALASEAMWQSVRRVAAEKPVIISVGGMAASGGYYLLAAGDHVYADPSAIVGSIGVVGGKLTWGGIYEQLGLTTASFNRGAHADLFSSTEPWDEREEAMVRSWMQQTYDQFESRVMAGRGDKIEDFDAIAKGRIFLAGDAIDLGMVDELGGLEDAIAHAAGAAGFTTTDYEIKVVPQPKFNPNSLFGGLVQTPVSAETQVIWSMLPDNAKVLITRQLKMTMLMQDRPVVLLSPWIVNID, from the coding sequence ATGAAGTCCAGCCTCGCCGTTGCCGCCGTTGCCGCTCTGTCCTTTGCCACGTTGACCTTCGCCGAAGGGACCAAAGCCGACGCGGGCGACTTCCCGACGCCGGCCGAACTTGTCGCCAAGATGAAGGCTCAGAAGGAAGAGACCGCCAGCAAGCTGCAGGTCGCCTACTTCGACTTCACCGGGCCGATCGCCGAGGCGCCGTCCGGTCCGTCGCTCTTCGGCGGCGGTGCGACGACGATGCGCGATCTGACCGACCGTCTGCGTGCGGCCCGGTATGACGACGAGGTTGGCGCGGTTTTGATGACGTTCAAACCCGGTGCCGGGTTTGGTTTTTCGCAAGCCGAGGAGATCGTTGCCCAGATCAACGGCCTCAAGGAAGCCGGCAAGCGCGTTTTCGTCTACGCCGACAGCTACGACCCGAGCACGTACCTCGTCGCCAGTGCCGCGACGGACGTGTGCCTCATGGAAGGCGGCGAGGTGTTCCTGCCCGGCATCTCGGCCGAGTTGATGTTCTACCGGGGCATGTTCGACAAGTTCGGCATCAAGCCCAGCTACGTCCAGGTAGGTGAGTACAAGGGTGCCGACGAGTCGTACATGAACACCGAGCCCTCGCCGGAGATGACCGAGGAGATGAACAAGCTCGTCGACGCGATCTACGACCGCATGGTGACCAAGATCGCCGGCAACCGCTCGCTAAGCAAAGAGGACGTCCGCAAGACGATCGACAACGTCGTGCTCCTCGCGTCCAACGCCAAGGAAAAGGGCTACGTCGACCACCTCGTCGACGCCGACGGTATCCGTGACATCATCGCCGAGACGATGGAACGTGAGGGCCGCGACGACATCAATCTGATCGGCAACTACGCCCAGGAAGCGAAGGAAGAAGTCGACTTCTCCAACATCTTCGCGGTGCTTGCACAGATGAACAAGCAGGAGCCGGAAACCGACGCCGAGAAGGTCGCGCTGGTGTACGCCACCGGGACGATCGTTGATGGCGAGTCGAGCAACGGCGGCGGCTTGCCGATCCCGTTCATCGGCGGCGGCGGGCAAACCGTCGGCTCCGAAACCATCCGTCGGGCCATGCGCGAGATCGAACGCGACGACCTGATCAAGTCCGTCGTCATTCGCATCGACTCCCCCGGCGGCAGCGCGTTGGCGTCCGAAGCCATGTGGCAGTCGGTCCGCCGCGTCGCCGCGGAAAAGCCGGTCATCATCTCCGTCGGCGGCATGGCGGCTTCGGGCGGTTACTACCTGCTCGCAGCCGGTGACCACGTTTACGCCGACCCATCGGCCATCGTCGGCTCCATCGGCGTCGTCGGCGGCAAGCTCACCTGGGGCGGCATCTACGAGCAGCTTGGCCTCACCACCGCCAGCTTCAACCGCGGTGCCCACGCCGACCTGTTCAGCTCGACCGAACCGTGGGACGAGCGCGAGGAGGCGATGGTCCGCTCTTGGATGCAGCAGACTTACGACCAGTTCGAAAGCCGCGTGATGGCAGGGCGCGGCGATAAAATCGAAGACTTCGACGCGATCGCCAAGGGCCGTATCTTCCTCGCTGGCGACGCGATCGATCTCGGCATGGTCGATGAACTGGGCGGCCTCGAAGATGCCATCGCCCACGCCGCCGGTGCTGCCGGCTTCACCACGACCGACTACGAGATCAAGGTCGTCCCCCAGCCGAAGTTCAACCCCAACAGTCTCTTCGGCGGCCTCGTCCAGACCCCTGTCTCCGCCGAGACGCAAGTCATCTGGTCGATGCTCCCCGACAACGCGAAAGTGCTGATCACCCGCCAGTTGAAAATGACCATGCTCATGCAGGACCGCCCTGTCGTGCTGCTGAGCCCCTGGATCGTGAACATCGACTAA
- a CDS encoding endo-1,4-beta-xylanase: MGPESVPMPGEVRFTGGMLRVDVDDQAAGVAVRWDAGVMGTLHLETCRLQPRPEPYLLNVEVVRHRLMRILQKQEDWAMFDLSRAEGNLQERLDKLKADFAIALGLLDEPGEAAKVADQALADAVDISEAIASLHAELLLGRRVQLATMPKNLLGVRGDHSVRNAKYRETLAGKFDFVSLPLPWNQLQPDEDEFATEDADELVEQLHKRRLPIIGGPLIDISDKCLPNWLALYEDDFDTVRDLAFRYVSKIVGRYRGKISAWNVVGGLHLPGTFDGGFEQLVELTRLLVGQVKTLLPSARTLVTVTEPFGLYLASGEGTPPLLYAEMVSQSGVACDAFGLNIDLGSAKGEVRDLFQLSQMLDRYGALGKPLYLTAVGCPGKQVSNGSWRHGFDRDVQAEWLESFYHIALSKPFVDSVTWSDLGDDGAQVAGGGLLDDMLTPKPAFKRLQNLRQNLRSHREAEQPSTVILRGG; the protein is encoded by the coding sequence ATGGGGCCCGAGAGCGTGCCCATGCCCGGCGAGGTGCGCTTCACCGGTGGGATGTTGCGCGTCGATGTCGATGACCAGGCGGCCGGCGTCGCGGTCCGCTGGGACGCCGGTGTGATGGGGACGTTGCACTTGGAAACCTGCCGACTCCAGCCGCGTCCCGAGCCGTACCTGCTCAACGTCGAGGTCGTCCGCCATCGACTCATGCGGATCCTGCAGAAGCAGGAAGACTGGGCCATGTTCGACCTGTCCCGCGCCGAGGGCAATCTGCAGGAGCGGCTCGACAAGCTCAAGGCCGACTTCGCGATCGCGCTGGGCCTGCTCGACGAACCGGGCGAGGCGGCCAAGGTCGCCGACCAGGCGCTGGCCGACGCGGTTGACATCTCCGAGGCGATCGCCTCGCTACACGCCGAACTGCTGCTGGGCCGGCGGGTGCAACTCGCGACGATGCCGAAGAACCTGCTTGGCGTCCGCGGCGATCATTCGGTGCGCAACGCCAAGTACCGCGAGACGCTCGCCGGCAAGTTCGACTTCGTTTCGCTCCCGTTGCCATGGAACCAGTTGCAGCCCGACGAAGACGAGTTCGCGACCGAGGATGCCGACGAGTTGGTCGAGCAGTTGCACAAGCGTCGTCTGCCGATCATCGGCGGGCCGTTGATCGACATCTCGGACAAGTGCCTGCCGAACTGGCTCGCGCTTTACGAGGACGACTTCGACACCGTGCGTGACCTGGCGTTCCGCTACGTCAGCAAGATCGTCGGCAGGTATCGCGGCAAGATCTCCGCCTGGAACGTCGTCGGCGGCCTGCACCTGCCCGGCACCTTCGACGGCGGGTTCGAGCAGTTGGTCGAACTCACGCGGCTTTTGGTCGGTCAGGTCAAGACACTCTTGCCGTCGGCGCGGACGCTCGTGACGGTGACCGAGCCTTTCGGGTTGTACCTAGCCAGCGGTGAAGGGACGCCGCCGTTGTTGTATGCGGAAATGGTGTCCCAGAGCGGCGTGGCGTGCGACGCCTTCGGTTTGAACATCGACCTCGGCAGCGCGAAGGGCGAAGTGCGCGATCTGTTTCAGCTCAGTCAGATGCTCGACCGTTACGGTGCGTTGGGCAAGCCGTTGTACCTCACGGCCGTCGGCTGTCCTGGGAAGCAAGTGAGCAACGGCTCTTGGCGGCACGGCTTCGATCGCGACGTGCAGGCCGAGTGGCTCGAGTCGTTCTACCACATCGCGCTCAGCAAGCCGTTCGTTGACAGCGTCACCTGGAGTGACCTCGGCGATGACGGGGCGCAGGTCGCCGGCGGCGGTTTGCTGGACGACATGCTTACGCCCAAGCCGGCGTTCAAACGGCTGCAGAATCTTCGGCAGAATCTACGCTCACATCGCGAAGCCGAGCAACCGAGCACGGTGATCCTGCGTGGGGGGTGA